In Candidatus Binataceae bacterium, the following are encoded in one genomic region:
- a CDS encoding formyltransferase: MTPAPRTEAAITQAACVLFAYQEMGHACLETLLAMGAPIAAMFTHRDDPHEEIWWRSCADLAKRHAVPVFFAEQIDDGWIARIAALNPAVVYSCFYRNLLPQRLLDCARLGAYNLHGALLPKYRGRASVNWVLVNGESQTGVTLHHMVTRADAGDIVAQRVVNIDDSDTALTLYRKLVPLGAELIREYHPLIVGGCAPRHPQDLAAGSYFGRRRPEDGRIDWRWPARRIFNLVRAVSHPYPGATCMLGGRKLFIWQAAIAVESGSLGEAGEIIAEHAGGAIEVAAGAGSVLVLRAQLEGGNEGQARSVLGANLLRGSIVIA, encoded by the coding sequence GTGACGCCAGCTCCTCGCACCGAAGCGGCGATCACGCAAGCGGCCTGCGTTCTCTTCGCCTACCAGGAAATGGGGCACGCGTGTCTGGAAACGCTGCTCGCAATGGGCGCGCCAATCGCCGCAATGTTCACCCACCGCGATGACCCTCACGAGGAAATCTGGTGGCGATCCTGCGCGGATCTGGCGAAGCGCCATGCGGTGCCGGTGTTTTTTGCGGAACAGATCGACGACGGATGGATCGCGCGGATCGCCGCGCTGAATCCCGCGGTGGTCTATTCGTGTTTCTACCGAAACCTGCTCCCCCAGCGCCTGCTCGACTGCGCCCGTCTCGGTGCGTACAACCTCCATGGCGCTCTGCTCCCGAAGTATCGCGGCCGGGCATCGGTAAACTGGGTGCTGGTGAACGGCGAGAGCCAAACCGGCGTCACCCTTCATCATATGGTGACGCGCGCGGACGCCGGCGACATCGTGGCGCAACGCGTCGTCAACATCGATGACAGTGACACGGCGCTTACGCTCTATCGCAAGCTGGTACCGCTCGGCGCCGAGTTGATCCGCGAGTATCATCCACTGATCGTAGGCGGCTGTGCACCGCGGCATCCGCAAGACCTTGCCGCGGGTAGCTACTTCGGGCGGCGACGGCCCGAAGATGGCAGGATTGACTGGCGCTGGCCGGCACGGAGAATTTTCAACCTCGTTCGCGCGGTGTCCCACCCCTATCCGGGCGCTACCTGTATGCTCGGAGGGCGCAAGCTGTTTATCTGGCAAGCCGCAATTGCGGTCGAATCGGGCTCTCTGGGCGAGGCAGGCGAAATCATCGCGGAACACGCTGGCGGCGCCATTGAAGTGGCGGCCGGCGCGGGGAGCGTGCTCGTGCTGCGGGCGCAATTAGAAGGGGGAAACGAGGGCCAGGCGCGAAGTGTGCTGGGAGCGAATCTGCTCAGGGGATCTATCGTAATAGCGTAG
- a CDS encoding glycosyltransferase, translated as MSPSGKIAPIFGTPTTADRADRLVSVVIPVYNESANLGALWSRLKPVLEATGRPWEVVLIDDGSRDDSLEILRTIAEAEAGRVRIVELARNFGQHSAILAGFRQVRGEVVVTLDADLQNPPEEIPRLLEAIDAGNDVVGGWREDRHDDSWRMHASHLHNRLTSLVVGVPMHDYGCMLRAYRRAITDTVVECDEKAAFIPALANSFARRVTEIRVSHSARAEGASKYNLLRLATLSLNLITGFSFLPIQLVSLTGIAIFILSLAFAFVLFAHRIIYGPQQEGAMWTLFAALFMLVGTLFLGLALQGEYTGRIYMEVRRRPTYIVRKIHGTGGDGDPEADETRK; from the coding sequence TTGAGTCCTTCCGGCAAAATAGCGCCCATTTTTGGTACGCCGACCACTGCCGACCGCGCGGATCGGCTGGTCTCGGTCGTCATCCCCGTCTACAACGAATCTGCCAATCTGGGCGCATTGTGGTCGCGGCTAAAACCGGTACTGGAAGCGACGGGGCGGCCCTGGGAAGTAGTCCTGATCGATGACGGCTCGCGCGACGATTCGCTGGAGATTCTGCGCACCATTGCCGAGGCCGAGGCTGGCCGCGTACGCATAGTCGAACTGGCGCGCAATTTCGGGCAACACTCGGCAATTCTCGCCGGCTTCCGCCAGGTGCGCGGCGAGGTGGTGGTCACACTCGATGCCGACCTGCAAAATCCGCCCGAAGAAATTCCGCGCCTGCTGGAGGCCATCGACGCGGGCAACGATGTCGTGGGCGGATGGCGCGAGGATCGGCACGACGACAGCTGGCGCATGCATGCCTCGCACCTTCACAATCGCCTTACCTCGCTGGTCGTCGGCGTCCCGATGCACGACTACGGATGCATGCTGCGCGCCTACCGCCGCGCGATCACGGACACGGTAGTCGAGTGTGACGAGAAGGCCGCCTTCATTCCCGCACTGGCCAACTCCTTCGCCCGACGTGTCACCGAGATCCGGGTCTCGCACAGCGCGCGCGCCGAAGGTGCCTCCAAATACAACCTGTTGCGACTCGCGACACTGAGCCTGAACCTTATTACCGGGTTTTCGTTTCTGCCCATCCAGCTGGTGAGCCTGACCGGAATTGCCATTTTTATCCTGTCCTTGGCGTTCGCCTTCGTGTTGTTCGCGCATCGCATCATCTACGGACCGCAGCAGGAAGGCGCGATGTGGACGCTGTTCGCGGCCCTCTTCATGTTGGTTGGCACGCTCTTTCTGGGACTTGCTCTCCAGGGTGAATACACGGGCCGTATCTATATGGAAGTTCGGCGGCGGCCAACTTACATAGTCCGCAAAATTCACGGGACGGGCGGCGACGGCGACCCGGAAGCCGACGAGACCCGCAAGTAG
- a CDS encoding phytanoyl-CoA dioxygenase family protein, producing MNDGNNLGAGGLITEQRREFDDTGLLHLPSAIPEPQVCAMREILWAELAGKYGFRPDAPEAWREGPVFGLQHVGRKGGFAGMMSPALCAALNDLFAPDGWERPVHWGTPLVTFPFHGRRWEVPHQTWHLDVYGGLGVQRAFGEVTVFAFLDSVSSQGGATVAVIGTHRLIQELSAGGKAKIRSADGRRLLAETHPWLRDLWSEEFSETRRQRLMEEGAIVRGVPVKVVEITGKAGDIVVMHSSVLHTPSLNCSGKPRIVARQGVYRAKGCVNS from the coding sequence ATGAACGATGGAAACAATCTCGGGGCCGGTGGACTAATCACGGAACAGCGCCGTGAGTTCGACGATACCGGGTTACTGCATCTGCCTAGTGCGATCCCCGAGCCGCAGGTGTGCGCCATGCGCGAAATTTTGTGGGCGGAGCTTGCCGGTAAATATGGTTTTCGGCCCGATGCACCGGAAGCGTGGCGAGAAGGGCCGGTCTTTGGTTTGCAACACGTGGGGCGGAAAGGTGGATTCGCCGGTATGATGAGCCCCGCCCTGTGCGCGGCGCTCAACGATCTCTTTGCGCCGGATGGGTGGGAGCGGCCGGTGCACTGGGGGACTCCTTTGGTCACCTTTCCATTCCATGGGCGGCGGTGGGAAGTGCCCCACCAAACTTGGCACCTTGACGTCTATGGAGGGCTTGGCGTTCAGCGCGCATTTGGGGAGGTCACGGTCTTCGCATTTTTGGATTCGGTCAGCTCCCAAGGTGGGGCAACGGTGGCGGTAATCGGAACCCATAGATTGATTCAGGAACTTTCAGCAGGCGGCAAAGCGAAGATTCGCTCTGCCGATGGGCGCAGGTTGCTGGCAGAGACCCACCCGTGGCTGAGGGACCTATGGTCGGAAGAATTTTCGGAGACGCGCAGACAACGGCTTATGGAAGAAGGCGCGATAGTGCGCGGTGTTCCGGTGAAAGTGGTCGAAATTACCGGCAAAGCAGGGGACATCGTCGTGATGCATTCGAGCGTTTTACACACGCCCTCACTCAATTGCAGTGGCAAACCGCGCATCGTCGCGCGGCAAGGCGTCTATCGAGCGAAAGGCTGCGTAAACTCCTGA
- a CDS encoding phospholipid carrier-dependent glycosyltransferase, which translates to MQPPHRSSRVALAALIAALLYLPGLGSPALWEPDEGRYAEIAREMVVSGEYITPRDDQVRYFEKPPLVYWAEAVAIRLFGADEFAVRLPAALFTIGQVAATCLIGEAMFGAAAGFAGAVVLALCPLVFAFARFATLDPALAFFLTAAVGAFYFAAECPDFSGGAGRAWMLIASAMLALGTLAKGPVAPVLGGSVALIWILLEGRGREVRRMPLLSCLAVYAVIVTPWFLLTAMRNPGFASFFFVHEHLERFVSSREHGWGPYFFIPVVVAGTWPWLFFVPLGISTARELPEAHHRKVRSALRLLAVWFTVIFVFFSIPRSKLGSYILPALPPIAMVSGLALAHLGATSRERRTRISGRFALLNLAIAGVVIIVLVAIRARIGLALVLDGTAIAIVVAAGAVAAWALAARTNHAGYVFAAIALAMATTSWLGQSARIHAGATISYRDLARQIRPYEGCVLGSYRHFVQALPFYTGRREILVQYWGELAPFAQTPDERAGFVGTAAKLREVWASNRCVVLIANRGDLEELSKTLNPPPRIIGCEGKKLALYNREVAHAAAGCEVREDRKDPTGTTGNLNPQHLDSTPLACS; encoded by the coding sequence ATGCAACCGCCCCACAGGTCGTCTCGCGTCGCACTGGCAGCTCTGATCGCGGCGCTCCTTTACCTGCCCGGCCTCGGCTCCCCCGCGCTGTGGGAACCTGATGAGGGCCGCTATGCGGAAATCGCCCGCGAGATGGTGGTTTCGGGAGAGTACATCACCCCGCGCGACGACCAGGTCCGCTACTTCGAGAAGCCGCCGCTGGTGTATTGGGCGGAGGCGGTCGCGATACGCCTGTTCGGAGCCGATGAGTTCGCGGTACGGCTCCCCGCGGCTCTGTTCACGATCGGACAAGTCGCGGCCACTTGCCTGATCGGCGAGGCAATGTTCGGGGCGGCTGCCGGGTTTGCAGGGGCAGTCGTGCTAGCTCTGTGTCCCCTGGTCTTCGCGTTCGCGCGGTTTGCCACGCTCGATCCTGCGCTGGCTTTCTTTCTGACCGCGGCCGTGGGAGCGTTTTACTTCGCCGCGGAGTGTCCCGACTTCAGCGGCGGTGCGGGTCGCGCCTGGATGTTGATTGCCTCCGCGATGCTGGCGCTGGGCACACTGGCCAAGGGCCCGGTCGCACCGGTACTGGGCGGATCTGTCGCACTGATCTGGATCCTGCTCGAAGGGCGGGGCCGTGAAGTGCGCCGCATGCCGCTACTAAGTTGCCTCGCGGTGTATGCGGTTATCGTCACACCATGGTTTCTTTTGACCGCGATGCGCAATCCCGGGTTTGCGAGCTTCTTCTTCGTGCACGAGCATCTGGAGCGGTTCGTCTCATCGCGCGAACACGGATGGGGGCCGTACTTCTTCATTCCCGTCGTGGTGGCCGGAACCTGGCCCTGGCTTTTTTTCGTTCCGCTGGGAATCTCTACCGCCCGCGAGTTGCCCGAAGCGCATCACCGGAAGGTGCGCTCCGCGCTGCGGTTGCTCGCGGTCTGGTTCACGGTCATTTTCGTCTTTTTCTCAATTCCGCGCTCCAAGCTCGGCTCCTACATCCTGCCGGCGTTGCCTCCGATCGCCATGGTTTCCGGCTTGGCGCTTGCCCATCTCGGCGCGACGAGCCGCGAGCGACGCACAAGAATCTCCGGACGTTTTGCACTGCTCAATCTTGCGATCGCCGGGGTGGTGATAATCGTGCTCGTCGCGATACGGGCCAGGATTGGACTAGCGCTGGTATTGGATGGCACCGCCATTGCCATAGTGGTCGCGGCCGGCGCAGTGGCGGCTTGGGCGCTCGCCGCCAGAACCAACCATGCCGGCTACGTGTTCGCGGCCATCGCGTTGGCAATGGCGACCACGAGCTGGCTTGGGCAGAGCGCCAGAATTCATGCGGGAGCCACGATCAGCTATCGCGATCTGGCTCGTCAAATCAGGCCTTATGAAGGTTGCGTGCTCGGTTCGTACCGTCACTTCGTGCAGGCGCTGCCGTTCTACACGGGTCGGCGCGAGATTTTGGTCCAGTACTGGGGCGAGCTAGCCCCGTTTGCGCAGACTCCTGACGAGCGCGCTGGATTCGTTGGCACGGCCGCCAAGCTCCGCGAAGTGTGGGCATCGAACCGCTGCGTCGTGTTGATCGCTAACCGTGGGGACCTCGAGGAATTGAGCAAAACGTTGAATCCACCACCGCGTATAATCGGTTGCGAAGGTAAGAAGCTTGCGCTCTACAATCGGGAAGTGGCGCACGCTGCGGCGGGATGTGAGGTCCGAGAGGATCGCAAAGATCCCACAGGCACGACGGGAAACCTGAACCCTCAACACTTGGATTCGACGCCGCTGGCCTGTAGTTAG
- a CDS encoding helix-turn-helix domain-containing protein, whose product MAEAKTQIAGVGGTRGETSLGQFLTEARKSGGYTPEQVAAETHIPPHYIRAIETDDYGLISDQLYLLPFVRRYAAFIGLDPEQVASRFVHDVQKAENTAAKTSEPIPMITKEPKSGGGRYLILVIVLIVGAATAFLLVKRQALLRGLLHLSQRESLKVESLVRPPAKVSRAAPPSSAPGVPFETRVTPLAVSDDLSSNSPHGLRRNLQTTD is encoded by the coding sequence GTGGCTGAAGCGAAGACGCAAATCGCGGGGGTTGGCGGGACCCGCGGTGAGACAAGTCTCGGCCAATTTCTCACCGAGGCGCGCAAGAGCGGCGGCTACACCCCCGAGCAGGTTGCTGCCGAAACCCACATCCCTCCTCACTACATCAGAGCGATCGAGACCGACGACTACGGTCTCATTTCCGATCAGCTCTACCTGCTGCCGTTCGTGCGCCGGTACGCCGCTTTTATCGGACTCGACCCAGAGCAGGTTGCCTCGCGCTTCGTGCACGACGTGCAAAAAGCAGAAAACACTGCCGCAAAGACCAGCGAACCCATCCCGATGATCACGAAGGAACCCAAGTCGGGCGGCGGGCGGTACCTCATTCTGGTGATCGTCCTGATAGTCGGGGCCGCAACCGCTTTCCTGTTGGTGAAGAGACAGGCGCTTCTGCGGGGCCTGCTCCATCTTTCACAGCGGGAGTCCTTGAAGGTTGAGTCTCTGGTGAGGCCTCCCGCTAAAGTTTCGCGAGCCGCACCACCGAGCAGCGCGCCCGGTGTCCCATTCGAAACCAGGGTCACGCCGCTGGCGGTATCGGACGATTTGTCATCTAACTCGCCGCACGGCCTTCGCCGCAACCTTCAGACAACTGATTAA
- a CDS encoding DSD1 family PLP-dependent enzyme — MRKSDIDTPALILDLDLVEDNIAVMAAYFRGRPQKLRPHFKTPKTPEIARRQLAAGAIGITAAKLGEAEVLARAGLGPILIANQIAGAAKVDRLFAIAARVDTIATVESEFNIQELEGGCARAGRAIDVIIEVDTGMHRCGTDSPAETVTLVKRIARGPLNYRGVMGYEGHAVLLPDREKRETTAREALTILSRHVEALRGAGLPPAIVSAGGTGTYDIAGSWPDVTEVQAGSYVFMDGAYRRVRPDLGMSALTLLTTVIARRGDRVIVDAGMKSLTNEFGPPLGKTLPLKVARLSEEHGHLAAGDLEIAPGTKIEVVPSHGDTTINLHSEYYVVRGDEVVAIWPIEGARAYR, encoded by the coding sequence ATGCGCAAGTCCGATATCGACACGCCCGCGTTGATTCTCGACCTGGACCTCGTCGAAGACAACATAGCCGTGATGGCGGCATACTTTCGCGGTCGGCCGCAAAAGCTGCGGCCCCATTTCAAGACGCCCAAGACACCCGAGATCGCCCGGCGCCAGCTGGCTGCCGGCGCGATCGGAATCACCGCGGCCAAGCTTGGCGAGGCCGAGGTGCTGGCACGGGCTGGACTGGGGCCGATTCTCATAGCCAATCAGATCGCCGGTGCCGCTAAGGTCGATCGCCTGTTCGCCATCGCCGCGCGGGTTGACACGATCGCGACGGTGGAGAGCGAATTCAATATCCAAGAACTCGAGGGGGGTTGTGCGCGTGCGGGACGCGCCATCGATGTAATTATTGAAGTAGATACCGGAATGCATCGCTGTGGCACCGACTCGCCCGCCGAGACGGTCACGTTGGTAAAGAGAATCGCGCGCGGTCCGCTCAACTATCGCGGCGTCATGGGTTATGAAGGCCATGCGGTGCTGTTGCCGGATCGCGAAAAGCGCGAGACCACCGCGCGGGAGGCGCTTACCATTCTGAGCCGTCATGTCGAAGCGCTTAGGGGTGCGGGACTGCCGCCCGCAATCGTGAGCGCCGGCGGCACCGGCACTTACGATATAGCCGGTTCATGGCCGGACGTGACTGAAGTTCAGGCCGGCTCGTACGTCTTTATGGATGGAGCCTATCGGCGGGTGCGACCCGATTTAGGTATGTCGGCGCTGACCTTGCTCACTACCGTTATCGCGCGGCGAGGCGACCGAGTGATTGTCGACGCGGGCATGAAATCGCTGACCAATGAATTTGGTCCACCGCTAGGAAAGACCCTCCCGCTCAAGGTCGCGCGGTTGTCGGAAGAACACGGTCACCTGGCCGCTGGCGATCTGGAAATTGCGCCTGGAACGAAAATCGAAGTGGTGCCGAGTCACGGCGATACCACCATAAATTTACACAGCGAGTATTATGTCGTGAGAGGGGATGAGGTAGTCGCGATTTGGCCGATCGAAGGGGCACGCGCATATAGATGA
- the purE gene encoding 5-(carboxyamino)imidazole ribonucleotide mutase, translating to MASRETPLVGVIIGSKSDWEYMAAAAETMTELKVPHEVRVLSAHRTPDLTLEYSARAAERGLRAIIAGAGGAAHLAGVIAAKTILPVIGVPMPTTSLSGMDSLLSIVQMPKGVPVATMAIGKPGAANAGLFAAQIIALGDPELAQRLKAWREARAQELLQQKLP from the coding sequence ATGGCTTCGAGGGAGACGCCGCTGGTCGGCGTAATCATAGGCAGCAAGAGCGATTGGGAATATATGGCGGCGGCGGCCGAGACCATGACCGAACTTAAAGTTCCACATGAGGTTAGGGTGCTGTCCGCGCATCGCACGCCGGACCTGACCCTGGAATATTCGGCGCGCGCCGCCGAGCGCGGCCTGCGTGCAATCATCGCGGGGGCGGGCGGGGCGGCCCATCTGGCCGGCGTGATCGCGGCCAAGACCATTCTGCCGGTGATCGGCGTGCCGATGCCCACCACATCGTTGAGCGGGATGGATTCGTTGCTTTCGATCGTCCAGATGCCGAAGGGGGTGCCGGTGGCAACCATGGCGATCGGAAAGCCGGGAGCCGCCAACGCCGGGCTGTTCGCTGCCCAGATAATCGCGCTCGGCGATCCCGAACTGGCCCAGCGGCTTAAGGCCTGGCGCGAGGCCCGCGCTCAGGAGCTTTTGCAGCAGAAGCTCCCCTGA
- the murF gene encoding UDP-N-acetylmuramoyl-tripeptide--D-alanyl-D-alanine ligase: MATTIPPNRCAFTLGEIAAATDGELVGGDARTTTIGVSTDTRQTQRGALFVALKGAASDGHDYLTQAASRGAGAAVVSRGRELASLPCIAVEDTLPALGSLARRHLQRVRAESRLPVIAVGGAAGKTTTKELLAAAARAVFGSTLATPGNLNNRIGVPMTIFTLSGEHRAAIIECGTNLRGEIAQLAHIVEPDAALVLNVDIEHSEGLGSLQEIVDEEAAMFSTARRFAIVSTEQPLLRSRIPPRLSVLTFGTSSEADVRLASRAVLDNGRSRIVLKVDPRLVKSGESPLLVAEIVLLGPAMALNCAAAVACVLAMSPETLSSDQLRAIGEALAAAGPVSRRLALANLKGMLVIDDSYNAQPPSMRAAIATATEVAEHSKARLIFILGDMLELGALSASSHDDTIAAVLASRAALFVAVGPEMNAALTRVLNPPVRAGVECLQARDSDEAVRLIAGRFRDGDVVLVKGSLGMAMDRVVDSLR, encoded by the coding sequence ATGGCCACCACGATTCCGCCGAACCGATGTGCATTCACACTCGGCGAGATCGCCGCGGCAACTGATGGAGAACTGGTTGGCGGCGATGCGCGTACGACCACGATCGGAGTAAGCACCGACACCCGCCAAACGCAGCGCGGTGCGCTGTTCGTCGCGCTGAAGGGCGCCGCGTCCGACGGTCACGATTATCTGACACAGGCGGCCTCGCGGGGTGCCGGCGCCGCAGTGGTGTCGCGCGGCCGAGAATTGGCCTCGCTTCCGTGCATCGCGGTCGAGGACACGCTCCCGGCACTCGGATCGCTTGCGCGCCGCCATCTGCAGCGGGTTCGTGCCGAAAGCCGCCTTCCCGTTATCGCCGTGGGTGGTGCCGCCGGAAAAACGACCACCAAGGAACTCCTGGCCGCGGCCGCGCGCGCGGTTTTCGGCTCTACTCTCGCAACTCCGGGAAACCTGAACAATCGGATCGGTGTCCCGATGACTATCTTCACCCTTTCCGGGGAGCATCGCGCGGCCATCATTGAATGCGGGACCAATCTGCGTGGTGAGATCGCTCAGCTCGCTCACATCGTCGAACCCGACGCGGCGCTGGTGCTCAACGTCGATATTGAGCATAGCGAAGGCCTTGGCTCTCTGCAGGAAATCGTCGACGAGGAGGCCGCGATGTTCTCCACCGCGCGCAGGTTTGCGATCGTCTCAACCGAACAACCGCTGCTCAGATCGCGCATACCTCCTCGTCTGAGCGTTCTTACTTTCGGGACCTCGTCCGAGGCCGATGTCCGTCTGGCAAGCCGTGCCGTGCTGGACAACGGACGCTCGAGAATCGTGCTTAAAGTGGACCCCCGGCTTGTGAAGAGCGGCGAAAGTCCGCTGCTGGTGGCTGAGATCGTTTTGCTTGGACCGGCGATGGCTTTGAACTGCGCCGCCGCAGTGGCGTGCGTGCTCGCGATGAGTCCCGAGACTTTGTCAAGTGATCAGCTGCGCGCCATTGGCGAGGCGCTCGCTGCCGCGGGTCCGGTCTCGCGCCGCCTGGCTCTCGCGAATCTGAAGGGGATGTTGGTGATCGATGACAGCTACAACGCGCAACCCCCATCGATGCGGGCCGCGATCGCAACCGCAACCGAGGTGGCCGAGCACTCGAAGGCAAGGCTGATTTTTATTTTGGGCGACATGCTGGAACTCGGCGCACTCTCCGCAAGTTCCCACGATGATACGATAGCGGCGGTCCTGGCCTCGCGTGCCGCCCTGTTCGTCGCGGTTGGTCCCGAGATGAATGCCGCGCTCACCAGGGTGCTCAACCCTCCCGTCAGGGCGGGCGTGGAATGCTTGCAGGCCCGCGACAGCGATGAGGCGGTACGCCTGATCGCGGGGAGATTCCGAGATGGTGATGTGGTTCTCGTGAAAGGATCGCTTGGGATGGCGATGGACCGCGTGGTCGACAGTCTGCGTTAA
- a CDS encoding ABC transporter ATP-binding protein — protein MAETLQRVSARRKATTRPVIEVLGLVVERDVSILRGIDWRVEGGQHWVIVGANGSGKTSLLRALTGYFPPTAGTIRVLGKTYGRSDWRELRKKVGLVSSSVHQMMPEGETALAAIVSGKLAMIGHWGEVADADRATAAKILRRIEASSLAERPWLHLSQGERQRILIGRALMADPRLLILDEPCAGLDPVAREHFLQFLERLARSKGAPAIVLVTHHVEEITAAFSHLIVLKQGQVIAAGPRRDVLNSKTLSAAFDAQVRLTNHAGRYSLAVQPSASLII, from the coding sequence ATGGCCGAGACTCTTCAGCGCGTTAGCGCGCGGCGCAAAGCGACCACCCGACCGGTCATCGAAGTTTTAGGCCTGGTGGTGGAACGCGACGTCTCGATCCTGCGCGGCATCGATTGGCGCGTCGAGGGAGGGCAGCACTGGGTGATTGTGGGCGCGAACGGATCCGGCAAGACCTCGTTGTTGCGTGCGCTCACGGGCTACTTTCCGCCCACCGCCGGCACGATTAGGGTCCTGGGCAAAACCTACGGACGCAGCGATTGGCGCGAGTTGAGGAAAAAGGTCGGACTGGTGAGCTCGAGCGTTCACCAGATGATGCCGGAGGGGGAGACAGCGCTCGCCGCGATAGTCAGCGGCAAACTCGCGATGATCGGCCACTGGGGTGAGGTCGCGGACGCCGATCGGGCCACGGCAGCAAAGATTCTGAGGCGCATCGAGGCCTCTTCTCTAGCCGAGCGCCCCTGGTTGCATCTCTCGCAGGGCGAGCGCCAGCGAATCCTCATCGGCCGCGCTCTGATGGCGGACCCGCGGTTACTGATCCTCGACGAACCATGCGCGGGTCTTGACCCGGTGGCGCGTGAACATTTCCTGCAGTTCCTCGAGCGACTGGCTCGATCGAAAGGCGCGCCAGCGATTGTCCTTGTGACACATCATGTTGAGGAGATCACAGCGGCCTTTTCGCATCTCATCGTGCTCAAGCAGGGACAAGTTATCGCCGCAGGCCCCCGGCGCGATGTACTGAATTCGAAAACGCTCTCGGCGGCCTTCGACGCGCAGGTGCGCTTGACCAATCATGCAGGCCGTTATTCACTGGCCGTTCAACCCTCAGCCTCGCTGATAATCTGA